A single window of Rhodococcus jostii RHA1 DNA harbors:
- a CDS encoding SLC13 family permease, producing the protein MTSIEILPLIALVAMFVIATFFPINIGILGFIGAFVVGYFLLGYDDKEILAEFPSSIVLTIIGVTYFFGMAKKNGTIDLLVNACIRGVRGRVTVIPWVFFFCASVLTALGTFSPAAVALISPAAMSFAARTRMSPLVMGIMTINGAHAGAFSPISVSGVLVRDIVESSGLTIAPWTLFFASYGINLLLSVLTVVGYGILARVRNDLEFTATGSSAGIEPDGGGSAAGTPIAGPGGTPAGGSSGTGGTQVLIRTPRTEAVTDHDVLPVTGVQKLTLVLIGAVLVLVLVLHMPISFVAIAAGAILAFTDLSKQSEAIAGISWSTVLLVAGMVTYISLMEEIGTIDHLAEMAITIGAPLLVAVVLCYVIGVTSAFASSTALLTAVIPLALPLLQTGALPVVGLVAALAISATVVDVSPFSTNGALVLANAQNIERPRFYRQLLLNAGIVVAIAPALCWLVLVVVPTLV; encoded by the coding sequence ATGACTTCCATCGAGATACTGCCACTGATCGCGTTGGTGGCAATGTTCGTGATAGCCACCTTCTTCCCCATCAACATCGGCATCCTGGGGTTTATCGGCGCGTTCGTCGTGGGGTACTTCCTCCTCGGCTACGACGACAAGGAAATCCTCGCCGAGTTCCCCAGTTCGATCGTGCTGACGATCATCGGCGTCACCTACTTCTTCGGTATGGCGAAGAAGAACGGGACTATCGATCTGCTCGTCAACGCCTGTATACGTGGCGTTCGCGGACGGGTGACGGTCATCCCGTGGGTGTTCTTCTTCTGCGCCTCGGTGCTCACCGCCCTGGGCACGTTCAGCCCGGCCGCCGTCGCTCTGATCTCACCGGCCGCGATGTCGTTCGCCGCCCGGACCCGGATGAGCCCGCTGGTGATGGGCATCATGACGATCAACGGGGCGCACGCTGGAGCGTTCTCGCCGATCTCGGTCTCCGGCGTCCTCGTCCGTGACATCGTCGAGTCGAGCGGCCTGACGATCGCCCCCTGGACCCTGTTCTTCGCTAGCTACGGCATCAACCTGCTGCTCTCGGTCCTGACCGTGGTCGGCTACGGCATCCTCGCCCGGGTACGAAACGACCTCGAATTCACCGCTACCGGCTCGAGCGCCGGCATCGAGCCCGACGGCGGCGGGAGCGCGGCCGGCACCCCGATCGCGGGACCCGGGGGAACCCCGGCCGGTGGCTCGTCCGGCACGGGTGGTACCCAGGTACTCATCCGGACACCGCGCACCGAGGCCGTCACCGATCACGACGTGCTGCCGGTCACCGGGGTCCAGAAGCTCACCCTCGTTTTGATTGGCGCGGTGTTGGTGCTGGTCCTGGTCCTGCACATGCCGATCAGCTTCGTTGCCATCGCGGCCGGTGCAATCCTCGCCTTCACCGATCTGTCCAAGCAGAGTGAGGCCATCGCCGGTATCAGCTGGTCCACGGTCCTGCTCGTCGCCGGCATGGTCACCTACATCTCGCTGATGGAGGAGATCGGCACGATCGATCACCTCGCCGAGATGGCGATCACGATCGGCGCACCGCTGCTGGTCGCCGTCGTCCTCTGCTACGTCATCGGCGTCACCTCGGCGTTCGCATCGTCGACAGCGCTTCTCACCGCGGTCATCCCGCTCGCGCTTCCACTGCTGCAAACCGGAGCACTGCCGGTCGTCGGACTCGTGGCCGCCCTCGCCATCTCCGCCACCGTGGTCGACGTCTCCCCGTTCTCGACCAACGGCGCACTCGTCCTCGCCAATGCCCAGAACATCGAGCGTCCCCGGTTCTACCGCCAGCTGCTGCTCAACGCGGGGATCGTGGTCGCGATCGCCCCGGCTCTGTGCTGGCTGGTGCTGGTGGTCGTCCCGACGCTGGTCTGA